A stretch of the Rosa rugosa chromosome 5, drRosRugo1.1, whole genome shotgun sequence genome encodes the following:
- the LOC133709429 gene encoding large ribosomal subunit protein mL101 (rPPR4): MAMMQQFGRTKSVTKRSSKYVEEALYVWLFKDGGSELSVCQKLNEFIKSRKRVFKWEVGDTLKKLRQRKLYYPALKLSETMAKRGMNKTVSDQAIHLDLVAKARGIPAAEDYFKNLPELSKNHLSYGALLNCYCKELMTEEAEALLEKMKELNLPLTSMPYNSLMTLYSKTGKPEKIPAIIQEMKGCNVMLDSYSYNVWMRALAAVDDISGVERVIDEMKRDGRVASDWTTYSNLASIYVDAGMPEKAENALSELEKKNSHRDLSAFQFLITLYGRTGNLLEVHRVWRSLRLAFPKTANISYLNMIQVLVNLRDLPGAEKCFREWESRCSTYDIRVANVLIGAYAKEGMLEKAKELKEQARRRGAKPNAKTWEIFVDYYLKNAEYDLAVESVANAISIGKGDGGKWIPSHETIKTLMEHFEQTKDVEGAEGFLEILKKATESLGAEVFESLIRTYAAAGKTTPAMRHRLKMENVEVSEASKKLLEAICVE, encoded by the exons ATGGCGATGATGCAGCAGTTTGGGCGCACAAAGAGCGTGACGAAGCGTTCGTCGAAATACGTGGAGGAAGCTCTGTACGTCTGGCTCTTCAAAGACGGCGGCTCCGAGTTAAGCGTTTGTCAGAAGCTCAATGAATTCATCAAGAGCCGCAAGCGAGTCTTCAAATGGGAGGTCGGCGACACTCTCAAGAAGCTTCGCCAACGCAAGCTCTACTACCCTGCTCTTAAG CTCTCGGAAACTATGGCTAAAAGGGGAATGAACAAGACCGTTAGTGATCAGGCTATACATCTCGATCTTGTTGCCAAAGCTCGAGGAATTCCTGCTGCGGAAGATTATTTCAAGAATCTTCCTGAATTGTCCAAAAATCATCTCAGTTACGGGGCCCTGCTCAACTGTTACTGTAAGGAATTGATGACTGAAGAGGCTGAAGCTCTACTGGAGAAGATGAAGGAACTTAACCTTCCTTTGACCTCTATGCCTTATAACAGCCTTATGACGCTTTACTCAAAGACTGGGAAGCCAGAAAAGATCCCAGCCATTATACAAGAAATGAAGGGTTGCAATGTCATGCTCGATTCATATTCTTACAATGTCTGGATGCGGGCGCTAGCTGCTGTCGATGATATTTCTGGGGTGGAAAGGGTtattgatgagatgaagagggATGGACGAGTTGCCAGCGATTGGACAACGTATAGCAACTTAGCTTCCATCTATGTTGATGCCGGCATGCCTGAGAAGGCAGAAAATGCACTTAGTGAATTGGAGAAAAAAAATTCCCACCGAGATCTTTCAGCTTTCCAATTCCTTATTACATTGTATGGTCGAACCGGGAACCTGCTTGAAGTACATAGGGTATGGCGTTCCTTGAGGCTTGCTTTCCCTAAAACTGCAAACATAAGTTATCTGAATATGATCCAGGTGTTGGTTAACTTGAGAGATCTACCAGGTGCAGAGAAATGTTTCAGGGAATGGGAATCTCGGTGTTCAACCTATGATATTCGGGTAGCAAATGTTCTGATTGGAGCTTATGCTAAGGAGGGTATGCTAGAGAAGGCTAAGGAGCTCAAGGAACAGGCTCGTAGGAGAGGAGCCAAGCCTAATGCAAAAACCTGGGAGATCTTTGTGGACTATTATTTAAAGAATGCAGAATATGACTTGGCAGTTGAGTCTGTTGCCAATGCAATATCGATTGGTAAAGGGGATGGTGGGAAGTGGATACCATCACATGAGACCATCAAAACCTTGATGGAGCACTTTGAACAAACTAAGGATGTTGAAGGTGCAGAAGGTTTTCTGGAGATTTTGAAGAAGGCTACGGAGTCCTTAGGGGCTGAGGTGTTTGAATCATTAATTAGAACTTATGCCGCTGCTGGAAAGACGACTCCAGCCATGCGTCATCGATTGAAAATGGAGAATGTGGAGGTTAGTGAAGCCAGCAAGAAGTTGCTTGAGGCCATTTGTGTGGAATGA